ACTTACCAGTCAAAAGGACAAAAAttaaagagagagagggggaagTGTTTACAAACCATCTattttttgtcttaaatttataggtgttagtctacttttagttttttttttttcaaaacatccacttttggtcataatattattgtggcatgattttttttatcctttatcaacaaaatagtttaaatttccttaaatacaaggatatttcaatattcaattatgaatttatttttttaaaaaaaaataaatataaaagatatAGTGGTTCAACctactttttatttaaaaaaaattcaaaatatccttatatttaactattttaatgattttgttgacgaatgacaaaaaattgtcatgccacaataatactaagaccaaatgaAAATGTtcaataaaaaagaactaaaagtggactagcacataaatctaggatcaaaaatataatgaattaaCTCCATCTATTTATGTGTGAATCCTATatctaatactccgtatataattattattgaaaattctAAAGTGTCGATAGGCATGCAATCATTAATTATACATGAACCATGGTATACACTGCTGGCACACTGCAAGATAGACCACTAACAtacatttccattttttgtatattgaatgtcaGTTTTTTAAGattcatatttaatatattttacgtTCATATTTATATACTATCTAATTTAGTACGTTCaaaatgtacattcaatatactaaaattgaatatttatcaATGGTCTACCTTCCGCTATAGCCtatagaccatgatccacaatatttttttaaaatcgagAAAGGAGGGGGGACCCTAGGGGAGGCAACAATTATATTTCCTCCTCTACTCTTCTGGCACTCGTGACGTGCACCATATCATCAAGGTAAGCTTCTTCACTCACATGAGGGCAAACCTCAAGCACCCTTTCTTTGTCATTTTGGTGGGCTCCGAAGGACGCAAGGGAGTCGGCCAGCTTGTTCTGCTCTTGGAGAACCACCCTTAACGCTATTCTCCAGTCTCTACCGATCCACCATCTTGCATTCTCGACACATTGCCTCAAGGGGCCACGCCCAAGAGTACCTTCTTGGATCCAGTggacaatattatatatagacATAGATGGTTTGTTGCaaatagttaattatattgtaacataatgagttaatacccaatatagtcatcgactatagtggttttactcaatttagtcctaagtgactttttgtactctatttagtcctcgactttaatgattttacccactttagtcctctgttaagaattctgtttgttgggtgttaataacaaggttaacatggtaatttcatttctattttattttttttatcaaattaattattaattatatgttctatatatatttacacaattgcatactaaagacaaagtaaattataatactttgggaaaaaaaaagaaaaaacagttaGCAAATAATGAGCAATTAGTTAACTTTGGCATATTGAAATTCTGATCACTTTTCAAATGAATTCAAATAGAagcatttttagttattttcaaatgaatCCAAACACAAAGCAATTAGCAAATAATTAGCAAATAGCATTAACAGTaatgaattcaaactcaatCAATTAGCATTCTGTTCCTGTAGTATCAATACATTAGAGATACTAAGATAGAGATaaattaggacatataattaataattaatttgataaaaaacaaaatagaaatgaaattaccatgttaaccttgttattaacacccaacaaacagaattcttaacagaggactaaagtgagtaaaaccattaaagtcgaggactaaatagagtacaaaaagtcacttaggactaaactgaataaaaccactatagtcgaggactatattgggtattaactcgtaacataatatatattttaattaaaacatgaTAGTTTTAAACCTTTaaccatttaaattttaaagtaataGAAGTAGTATTGAAAAAGATAACAGAAATTGTAATGACAAAGGTATTTTTATCCAAAAAAGGTATAATATAACCTTTATAACATGGCATACAAAAAGGTAATGGATAAAATTTACAAAGGATTAGGACGATGATGCGGGCTAGAATAGAGGGTAGGCATATTCATGAAGAGAACGCCACACaacatcataaaaataaaaaataaaataaaaaaacaccaTCAATTACATTAATCTTGAAGGTGTAGGTGGGTTACAAATATGATGACAGGTGTAGTGTACAAAGAAGAAGACTCAAATCTTAGGTTTCATGTTGCTTCAACTGAGAAAAATGGAGCTCCTGAGATGCTCTTAGACCTCACAATCTTTCTCACTAGTATTCTCCACTTCATCTCGTCCTTCTTGTTCTGCATTCTCCTCTTCTCCTTAAAATTCCTGAAATAAATGTACATAACAATTCATACGCAGCAATTAGCAAGATGAATCATATGAGATATGCTTAGAtaatcataaaatgtgtctaatataTGTGTAGTGGAGACATCAGAATTTAACGTTAAGggctaaaataattttaattgaaatttttattattattgaagaaaatatataagtataaatataacaatatttatgCCTATGCTTGAGAttttacttatttgattttgaatgtgttcaattaattgtaattattttggACTTGACTAATTGTGCTGTTAGAATTACTTTTCATAAGAAAGATTTCATATTCGAGTCTCATcctaatcaattttttttgagaGAACAAAAGCTATATACTTACACATGTTTGCGAGGAGGGAGGTTGGGGATTAGACCCCGCCCGCCACCCCGAGCTCCGCCACTACTGTGAGGTGTAACATTTTCGTTAAAGGCACATTATGGTGCAAGTTAATataagctaataatggtcatCATGTTATGATTTGTAATAGAAAGTATCGATATTCATTATAATGACTATATTGATAACATATAGACTATTTAAGAGCCCGTCCTCTCCTTGTTAGTGTGATGCAAAAATTATTACACCATCTATTTGCCTATTTTGCGAGGATCAAGAGAGACGAAACTTCTCTACTACAATAGGTTAGTTTGAAGTGTTTTAACATGTACTCCTATTAGACATGTGCTATTTCAGTCTACcatttggtattagagccagTTTGAGTAATTAAGAGGAGGGAAAGAGCTATACCTGCACAGAGGAACCTTACAATTGTCAGAATCAGCGCAAAGGCGAGAGTGGAGCTCGAAGACTTGCCACATCCGCTTGCAGCGCTTGCAGCCGCCGAGGACTCTCATTTTACAGGCGGCGAAGTGGCGGATGAGCGCTTCCAGCCCCTTACACGCCGCATACTTGCACGTTTCCTGATCCTCCTTCAAGCTCTTATCATGCGGACCAATCGTCCGACACCCTTCTTTATATATGTGCACCAGAGCCTCCATCGCCTCGTACAATTCTAGGTAGTTACTCCTCTCGCTCATCTTCCTCGCCTTCTCCTGCTGCCTCTGCAATATAATAACCGCAAATTAAAGCTCACCAACTACCTactttcaggaaaaaaaaacataaatgtaaTGAAAGTTTTCGTATACTTACAAAGTTTTCGTCGATTACGGAGTCGAGGAGATGTTTTTCGAGGATGGGGTGGCTATACCTCATGGCTATCCAGCCTTCGGTGAAGGAAACAGACTTGATGTTCCTGAGGATGAAACGGTGGCTCATAAGGCTGAGGCGGGGGGCGTCACACAATAGCGCTAGCTGAAACACGTCGACTACGTTATCCACCGTCATCATTCCGTCCTCTAGCAGCCATTCGCACTCACGCTTTAGATGAGGAATCGCGTACGAATGCGACAACGCCAGTAAACTAAGGATGTGTTCTCTAAGTTTCTCTTCATCGTAGCTGGATCGGAAACCACAATAAACATCATTCACTAATTCCACTTAACATTAATGATGTCTAGATCCAAGCATATGATATAGGATGAGTTTTTATCACTTTTAGTCTCACGAGTTTGATGATATTCtcattattagtatactaaaatTGGAATGGTATTTacactactttttttttctctcttttggtCCTCTTGATGAGGAATCCAATGAAATTCCGGCCATTAGATTTGACCACATGATCTACTTGTGAATAATTAAAGTGTATGGATAAAAATCAAACTTTCTATCAAAGTATGTCATGTGAATAAACAAGCATATCTGTCTCGTTCGGTAAAATTTCACCAAATACAAGACCAAAATTgaggtaaaaaaaataaaagtcaacCACCTATAATAgcaattttcataattatgtATTAATAGGGATATCCCACAAACCAAAAGGGACAATAACTCAATATAAAATTAAGATAGCATGAGTTTAGCTCACTAGttcaatatgtaatatttagagattatatttaaattgagCATATCCCTCAGTGAGTTATCGTGATGTAGGTTAGGGATCTAACCTTTTAGATGAAGAAGAATTCATGGAAATTAGTATGCAATCGTTGTTATGTTAGGTATAAAATGACATATTATAtgactaataactaattaaattagatTGAAGTTAAAGTCCAAATATTATGGAAATTATTTGTGGATTATTAaacttgaaaagaaaaaaaacactaataaaATCATACCGGGAAGAATACAAGAAGCGAACAAAAACGGAGACAGCCTCGGCCGGAACTCCATGGATGGAGATTGCAATCCGATCGCCACGGCGGCGTCTCGGTTTTCTCAACATGGCTTTCATTATCGGCGAAGAAACACCCTGTATTGCATCATATCATCAGTAAACTAAAGGAACATCATCAGTACAAGGATCTCTGCACCGGACAAATCGAATAAACAAACGACTTACGAGAACACTAGCGTGTGCATAGACAACGCCGCCGTCATCCGTGCTAATTGCCACATCGGCTCGATATCCTTCATCAAAAAGATGATCCATCCGGTGGTTCGACGCGGCGTAGGGGCGCCACTGTTTCCTCGTTGCTCTGCTCCGACGATGATGAATGCTTTCAGCGTACGGATGAGGCAGGGGAGGCGGAATCGGCAAAAATTCCGCATAATCATTCGAATCCGAAAGCTTACCCATCTTTCCGATCCTTGAATttctacaaatt
This portion of the Ipomoea triloba cultivar NCNSP0323 chromosome 5, ASM357664v1 genome encodes:
- the LOC116021042 gene encoding BTB/POZ and TAZ domain-containing protein 4-like isoform X1 — its product is MLRERGSDPSGGFFFFKDWLFLRNSRIGKMGKLSDSNDYAEFLPIPPPLPHPYAESIHHRRSRATRKQWRPYAASNHRMDHLFDEGYRADVAISTDDGGVVYAHASVLGVSSPIMKAMLRKPRRRRGDRIAISIHGVPAEAVSVFVRFLYSSRYDEEKLREHILSLLALSHSYAIPHLKRECEWLLEDGMMTVDNVVDVFQLALLCDAPRLSLMSHRFILRNIKSVSFTEGWIAMRYSHPILEKHLLDSVIDENFRQQEKARKMSERSNYLELYEAMEALVHIYKEGCRTIGPHDKSLKEDQETCKYAACKGLEALIRHFAACKMRVLGGCKRCKRMWQVFELHSRLCADSDNCKVPLCRNFKEKRRMQNKKDEMKWRILVRKIVRSKSISGAPFFSVEAT
- the LOC116021042 gene encoding BTB/POZ and TAZ domain-containing protein 4-like isoform X2; amino-acid sequence: MGKLSDSNDYAEFLPIPPPLPHPYAESIHHRRSRATRKQWRPYAASNHRMDHLFDEGYRADVAISTDDGGVVYAHASVLGVSSPIMKAMLRKPRRRRGDRIAISIHGVPAEAVSVFVRFLYSSRYDEEKLREHILSLLALSHSYAIPHLKRECEWLLEDGMMTVDNVVDVFQLALLCDAPRLSLMSHRFILRNIKSVSFTEGWIAMRYSHPILEKHLLDSVIDENFRQQEKARKMSERSNYLELYEAMEALVHIYKEGCRTIGPHDKSLKEDQETCKYAACKGLEALIRHFAACKMRVLGGCKRCKRMWQVFELHSRLCADSDNCKVPLCRNFKEKRRMQNKKDEMKWRILVRKIVRSKSISGAPFFSVEAT